One Rhizoctonia solani chromosome 1, complete sequence DNA window includes the following coding sequences:
- a CDS encoding transmembrane adaptor Erv26, with translation MRAVYAIILLHIALWAFDDLPWQLIAFSIAAHLTYLQNFSANWPLITLTSPSFLLSCVFVIADHFLWFFYFARITQETRQRGRIPRGRISPYRRDVQDTWAEPPKFAEIATFFTICVWLVPLYLFLSLSAMDNALPTSSGVASPKPGHHAAPAPQRTSLIKSFMSFIPFSAFQKKRAGHARQRSEGIIAPRTPNRSPMLSPSLGGLPQGSWSLSGEDLFADNNPPPKLTPPPPRRVTTDGLGLGVNGGHGIPRVNSATNLRTGNASPRLGVNLIDSPRGSMDLLDDTPRYGLNGGPLTGTGARSRIASRRALIPEGNEIDSPGGP, from the exons ATGCGCGCAGTATAC GCTATTATTCTCCTTCATATCGCATTGTGGGCATTTGACGACCTGCCCTGGCAGCTTATCGCGTTTTCAATTGCCGCACATCTCACTTACCTCCAAAACTTTTCAGCCAACTGGCCCCTTATCACTCTCACATCTCCATCATTCTTACTTTCATGTGTCTTCGTGATAGCCGATCACTTTCTCTGGTTTTTTTACTTTGCGCGCATTACACAAGAGACGCGCCAGCGCGGTCGTATTCCTCGCGGACGAATTAGCCCTTATCGAAGAGATGTACAAGACACATGGGCCGAGCCACCCAAATTTGCGGAAATCGCAACATTCTTTACCATTTGTGTCTG GCTCGTACCGCTATATTTGTTCCTGAGCTTGAGCGCGATGGATAATGCATTGCCAACTTCAAGTG GCGTTGCCTCTCCTAAACCTGGGCACCACGCCGCACCGGCTCCGCAACGCACCTCACTCATCAAATCTTTCATGTCATTCATCCCATTCTCCGCGTTCCAAAAGAAGCGTGCCGGTCACGCTCGTCAGAGGTCGGAAGGTATTATCGCGCCTCGCACTCCAAATCGGTCTCCAATGCTATCTCCATCTTTGGGCGGATTACCTCAGGGCAGCTGGTCCCTAAGCGGAGAGGATTTGTTTGCCGACAACAACCCACCGCCAAAGCTCACACCGCCCCCACCTAGACGGGTTACCACGGACGGTCTTGGCCTTGGGGTGAACGGGGGACATGGAATCCCGCGTGTGAATAGTGCCACCAACCTCAGGACCGGAAATGCCTCCCCTCGTCTGGGAGTAAACCTAATAGATAGCCCGCGAGGGAGCATGGACTTGCTTGATGATACTCCCCGTTATGGCCTGAACGGAGGTCCCTTAACTGGAACCGGTGCCCGCTCCAGAATAGCCAGTCGTCGCGCGCTGATCCCAGAAGGGAATGAAATTGATAGTCCGGGAGGCCCATAA
- a CDS encoding RNA recognition motif protein, with protein MATRPGSKLPPGANRILFVKNLNYTITGDDLYDLFGRYGAIRQIRLGNDSKTKGTAFVVYEDVMDYIPTQAKNALEHLNGFHLQERYIVVLYHMPTKQEAAAKADLVRREEELAALKKKHNIGEEN; from the exons ATGGCTACGAGGCCCGGG tcAAAATTACCTCCTGGCGCAAATCGTATTTTGTTTGTTAAAAACCTAAATTATACTATCAC GGGTGACGATCTTTATGATCTTTTCGGAAGATACGGAGCCATTCGCCAGATTCGCCTTGGTAACGACAGCAAAACGAAGGGAACTGCGTTTGTTGTTTACGAGGACGTGATGGAT TACATTCCAACACAGGCCAAAAACGCGCTGGAACATCTCAACGGTTTCCATCTGCAAGAACGATACATAGTTG TACTTTATCACATGCCAACGAAGCAGGAAGCCGCTGCCAAAGCTGATTTGGTCCGCCGGGAGGAGGAATTGGCCGCCTTAAAAAAGAAGCACAATATTGGCGAGGAGAATTGA